A DNA window from Clavibacter sepedonicus contains the following coding sequences:
- a CDS encoding VOC family protein, protein MPMIFVNLPVTDLPRAIAFYEAVGCAVNPDFTDEKAACLVVEADRSAFMLLTRDFFQSFLDVPVGDPSSSAAAITAVMLDSREDVDARATAGLDAGGSEARPAVDLGFIYQRQLRDPDGNVLELGHMDPIPAGGIPAAGVSAA, encoded by the coding sequence ATGCCCATGATCTTCGTCAACCTGCCCGTCACCGACCTGCCCCGAGCGATCGCCTTCTACGAGGCCGTCGGCTGCGCCGTGAACCCCGATTTCACCGACGAGAAGGCCGCGTGCCTCGTGGTCGAGGCCGACCGCAGCGCGTTCATGCTCCTCACGCGCGACTTCTTCCAGTCGTTCCTCGACGTGCCGGTGGGCGATCCGTCGTCGAGCGCCGCGGCGATCACCGCGGTCATGCTCGACAGCCGCGAGGACGTCGACGCGCGCGCGACCGCGGGCCTGGACGCCGGCGGATCCGAGGCCCGCCCCGCCGTCGACCTCGGCTTCATATACCAGCGCCAGCTCCGCGACCCCGACGGCAACGTGCTCGAGCTCGGGCACATGGATCCGATCCCGGCCGGCGGCATTCCGGCCGCCGGGGTCAGCGCTGCATGA